One genomic window of Cupriavidus oxalaticus includes the following:
- a CDS encoding VOC family protein — MSRPANTPWLTPYLTVANGRAALDFYSRAFGFAAGNVVDENGVPTHAEMHYQGDLVVMFAPEGAWGSTARTPRSLGVECPQTFYVYCDDVDAMHQRAVDAGAVSLMAPADQFWGDRYCMVEDPDGYRWGFGKPLDPNGGKAS, encoded by the coding sequence ATGAGCAGACCGGCCAACACCCCCTGGCTCACCCCCTACCTGACCGTCGCCAACGGGCGCGCCGCACTGGACTTCTACAGCCGCGCCTTCGGCTTTGCCGCCGGCAACGTGGTCGATGAAAACGGCGTGCCGACCCATGCCGAAATGCACTACCAGGGCGACCTGGTGGTAATGTTCGCACCCGAAGGCGCCTGGGGCAGCACCGCCCGCACGCCCCGCTCGCTGGGCGTGGAATGCCCGCAAACCTTCTATGTCTACTGCGACGATGTCGACGCGATGCACCAGCGCGCGGTCGACGCCGGCGCCGTCAGCCTGATGGCCCCCGCCGACCAGTTCTGGGGCGACCGCTACTGCATGGTCGAGGACCCGGACGGGTACCGCTGGGGCTTCGGCAAGCCGCTCGATCCGAACGGGGGCAAGGCAAGCTGA